A single Argentina anserina chromosome 7, drPotAnse1.1, whole genome shotgun sequence DNA region contains:
- the LOC126801852 gene encoding myb-related protein 308-like — translation MGRSPCCSKVGLHRGFWTHREDTLLTKYIEAHGEGHWRSLPKKAGLFRCGKSCRLRWMNYLRPNIKRGNITSDEDHLIIRLHTLLGNRWSLIAGRLPGRTDNEIKNYWNTNLSKRLMTDGTDPNTHQKISQSPAPKENNKNKQTHKAKNTSSTEKRLVPKKPKVHFPKPTRVTSFVNLLRNDRLTRARTTVPNVAAGGDNHTLENTYYEEYLQALLNTVDQDQNYQVEFESFAESLLI, via the exons atgGGAAGGTCTCCTTGCTGTTCAAAGGTTGGATTGCACAGAGGTTTTTGGACTCACAGAGAGGACACATTGCTTACCAAATATATTGAAGCTCATGGTGAAGGCCATTGGAGATCCTTACCCAAAAAAGctg GCCTCTTTAGGTGTGGGAAGAGTTGCAGACTAAGATGGATGAATTACCTAAGGCCAAACATCAAGAGAGGAAACATTACTTCAGACGAAGACCACCTAATTATCCGACTGCATACACTTCTCGGAAACCGCTGGTCTCTCATAGCTGGTAGACTTCCCGGTCGGACCGATAACGAGATCAAGAACTACTGGAACACCAATCTCAGCAAAAGGCTCATGACCGATGGAACTGACCCAAACACACACCAAAAAATATCTCAGTCTCCGGCTCCCAAGGAAAACAATAAGAATAAGCAGACCCATAAAGCCAAGAACACGAGCAGTACTGAAAAACGCTTGGTGCCCAAGAAACCTAAGGTCCATTTCCCCAAACCCACCAGGGTCACTTCCTTTGTTAACTTACTAAGAAACGATAGGTTAACCAGAGCTAGGACTACTGTACCTAATGTTGCAGCTGGTGGTGATAACCACACTTTGGAAAATACTTATTACGAGGAGTATCTGCAAGCCCTTCTGAATACCGTAGATCAAGATCAGAACTATCAAGTTGAGTTTGAATCGTTTGCTGAATCGCTGCTGATctga